A stretch of Miscanthus floridulus cultivar M001 chromosome 13, ASM1932011v1, whole genome shotgun sequence DNA encodes these proteins:
- the LOC136500965 gene encoding transcription termination factor MTERF6, chloroplastic/mitochondrial-like: MPLFIFSYPRILPSSFLGYASASLIFSLPPAWCKTKGEKVAMASGVSDGSGKSLTHWLRENGFDDDAVARMSRRCRNLHSLDAGEASGVWDYLLTGVKMERRKLRHVVAKCPKVLTLSVDGKLVPTVQCLATLQARPGEVAQAIAKFPQILFHSVEEKLCPLLAFFQTLGVSEKQLAKLLMVNPRLISYSIEAKFSQTVDFLAGLGIDKEGMIGKILTKEPYIMGYSVDKRLRPTAEFLKSAVGLQGQDLKRVIMSFPDILSRDVDKILRPNLAFLQSCGFSRNQVTALVSGYPPVLIKSVKHCLEPRMKFLVEEMGRDMGEVVDYPQFFRHGLKRSLEYRHKVLKQMNSSCSLSEMLDCNQKKFAMKFGLVTAV; this comes from the exons ATGCCACTCTTCATCTTCTCTTATCCTCGGATCCTCCCCTCCTCCTTCCTTGGCTACGCGTCCGCATCCCTCATCTTCTCTCTGCCGCCGGCCTGGTGCAAGACCAAG GGGGAGAAGGTCGCGATGGCCAGCGGCGTCAGCGATGGCAGCGGGAAGAGCCTGACGCATTGGTTGCGGGAGAACGGATTCGACGACGACGCGGTGGCGCGCATGTCCAGGCGGTGCAGGAACCTGCACAGCCTCGACGCCGGCGAGGCCTCTGGCGTCTGGGACTACCTCCTGACGGGCGTCAAGATGGAGCGGCGGAAGCTGCGGCACGTGGTGGCCAAGTGCCCCAAGGTGCTGACCCTGTCCGTGGACGGCAAGCTCGTGCCCACGGTGCAGTGCCTCGCCACGCTGCAGGCCAGGCCCGGAGAGGTGGCGCAGGCCATCGCCAAGTTCCCCCAGATACTGTTCCACAGCGTCGAGGAGAAGCTCTGCCCGCTCCTCGCCTTCTTCCAGACGCTCGGCGTCTCCGAGAAGCAGCTCGCCAAGCTGCTCATGGTCAACCCGCGCCTCATCAGCTACAGCATCGAGGCCAAGTTCTCGCAGACCGTCGACTTCCTTGCCGGCCTCGGCATCGACAAGGAAGGCATGATCGGCAAGATCCTCACCAAGGAGccgtacatcatggggtacagcGTCGACAAGCGGCTGCGTCCCACTGCCGAGTTCCTCAAGTCGGCAGTCGGATTACAGGGGCAAGATCTCAAAAGGGTGATCATGAGCTTCCCAGATATATTGTCGCGAGACGTGGATAAGATTCTGCGGCCCAATTTAGCGTTCCTGCAGAGCTGTGGATTCAGCAGGAATCAGGTTACGGCATTGGTATCTGGATACCCTCCTGTTCTCATCAAGAGCGTCAAACATTGCCTGGAGCCAAGGATGAAGTTCCTGGTCGAAGAAATGGGACGGGACATGGGCGAGGTGGTAGATTATCCCCAGTTCTTTCGCCATGGCCTCAAGAGGAGCCTGGAGTACCGTCACAAGGTGCTCAAGCAGATGAACTCGAGTTGCAGTCTCAGCGAGATGCTAGACTGTAACCAGAAGAAGTTTGCCATGAAATTCGGTTTGGTTACTGCAGTTTAG
- the LOC136500192 gene encoding uncharacterized protein: MFKWKKAADNKLKRKQSMTMLVGDENESTEEEEIDLADSDEGSNRNRFREFRQEDLLNPSFSVGQVFGTVELVRKAIIEYNLRDRVEFKMPRNDRKRVKAHCAEGCSWNFYASMDSRTNCFLVKTYNGHHNCQKKWMIKTCTSKWLAEKYLETFRADNKMTLPNFARIVQKEWNLTPSRTKLWRARKFALQTIYGDELKQYSQLWDYGQELRRSNPGSNFYLNLTEGAFSSCYLSLDAYKRGFLSGCRPIIFLDGCHLKTKFGGQLLTAVGMDPNDCIFLIAFAVVEVESLLSWKWFLHSLKDDLSIDNTFPWTIMIDNQKGLIPAVAQVFPEAEHKFCEAFVRKFPSPFQRLQPQKPVVDMC, encoded by the exons ATGTTCAAATGGAAGAAGGCTGCGGACAACAAACTCAAGAGAAAGCAATCTATGACTATGTTAGTTGGAGATGAGAATGAATCAACAGAAGAGGAAGAGATTGACTTGGCAGATTCTGATGAAGGTAGCAATAGGAACAGGTTCAGGGAATTTCGGCAGGAAGATTTGCTAAATCCATCATTTAGTGTAGGGCAAGTATTTGGTACAGTTGAGCTTGTGAGGAAGGCCATCATAGAGTACAACCTTAGGGATAGGGTAGAGTTCAAAATGCCTAGAAATGATAGGAAGAGAGTCAAGGCTCATTGTGCTGAAGGGTGTTCATGGAACTTCTATGCATCCATGGATAGTAGGACAaattgttttctagtgaagacatACAATGGCCATCACAACTGCCAAAAAAAGTGGATGATCAAGACTTGTACCTCCAAATGGCTTGCAGAGAAGTACTTGGAAACATTTAGGGCAGACAACAAGATGACCCTACCTAACTTTGCAAGAATTGTTCAAAAGGAATGGAACCTTACTCCATCTAGAACCAAGCTGTGGAGAGCAAGAAAATTTGCATTGCAAACTATATATGGTGATGAGTTGAAGCAGTACTCTCAGTTGTGGGATTATGGGCAAGAGTTGAGAAGGTCCAATCCTGGTAGCAACTTCTACCTTAATCTAACAGAAGGGGCATTTAGTAGTTGTTACTTATCACTTGATGCTTACAAAAGAGGTTTCTTAAGTGGATGCAGACCAATCATCTTTTTGGATGGATGTCACCTGAAGACAAAGTTTGGAGGGCAGTTGCTTACTGCTGTAGGGATGGATCCAAATGACTGCATCTTCCTAATTGCTTTTGCAGTGGTGGAAGTTGAATCTCTCTTGTCCTGGAAATGGTTTCTGCATAGCCTAAAAGACGACCTCAGCATTGACAACACATTCCCATGGACTATCATGATAGACAACCAAAAG GGTCTTATCCCAGCTGTGGCACAAGTGTTCCCTGAGGCTGAGCACAAATTTTGTGAGGCATTTGTACGAAAATTTCCAAGTCCATTTCAAAGGTTACAACCTCAAAAACCAGTTGTGGACATGTGCTAG
- the LOC136500964 gene encoding uncharacterized protein isoform X1, with protein MSDRRYSLNLPEQLPEHRIITTAERAERSISKSVADLAWEIAVLEEEVVRKELHLLSLYRAAFDQYLGVSPRASAQVEQESHRQHSKRTTDEGTLRLKNIKESASYNLPTLSDSKHHTQELSRSSSGRSSLANFLSASIAEYVPKISCKLSEDILRCISAVYCKLASRPLQEANSKTASTPSFSSASSSFSLKYPVDGWSPRCYYNVDATSDIYASSDGNNGQYSGMIIFPKIHIDEDKFDYASKMLDTIRSLIKRLEKIDPTKMAHEEQLCFWINIHNALVMHAFMAYGLQEKRMKSTDLILKAAYNVGGHSVNSQIIQNSILGCQSHRPSLWVRTLFTPMKKSGSSIHPYALRYSEPIAHFALSTGAFSDPPVRLYTVKKLYHQLEQARSEFIQANVMVRKQTIFLPKVLHFYAKDASLELSDLVDIVCESMPELQRKEIRQYLRRRIDKCVEWLPYKSSFRYTVHRSLAE; from the exons ATGTCCGACAGAAGATATTCACTCAACCTCCCTGAACAATTGCCCGAGCATCGCATCATCACAACTGCAGAGAGAGCTGAAAGAAGTATTTCAAAG TCAGTTGCAGATTTGGCCTGGGAGATAGCTGTCCTTGAGGAGGAAGTTGTTCGCAAGGAACTGCACCTGCTGTCCTTGTACAGAGCAGCATTCGATCAGTACCTCGGTGTCTCTCCTCGTGCGTCCGCTCAG GTGGAGCAGGAATCGCACCGTCAACACAGCAAAAGGACTACTGACGAAGGCACCCTTCGCCTGAAAAACATCAAGGAGTCTGCATCCTACAACCTGCCAACACTCTCAGATTCTAAACAT CATACACAGGAGCTGTCAAGATCATCTTCAGGGCGGTCTAGCCTGGCCAACTTCTTGAGCGCTTCGATCGCTGAATATGTGCCCAAGATCTCGTGCAAGCTTTCAGAGGACATACTAAGGTGCATTTCTGCTGTCTACTGCAAACTTGCAAGCAGGCCATTACAAGAGGCGAATTCTAAGACGGCATCCACACCTTCTTTCTCATCTGCATCGAGTTCTTTTTCTCTCAAGTACCCGGTCGATGGTTGGAGCCCTCGATGCTATTACAATGTCGACGCAACCTCAGATATATATGCTTCATCTGATGGGAATAATGGGCAGTACAGTGGGATGATAATTTTCCCAAAGATACATATAGATGAAGACAAATTTGATTATGCCTCTAAAATGCTCGATACTATCAG ATCGCTGATAAAACGGCTGGAGAAGATTGATCCTACAAAGATGGCACATGAAGAGCAACTCTGTTTCTGGATTAACATCCACAATGCTTTGGTTATGCAT GCTTTCATGGCCTATGGATTACAGGAAAAACGAATGAAAAGCACTGACTTGATTTTGAAG GCTGCATATAATGTGGGTGGACATTCAGTAAATTCCCAAATTATTCAGAACTCAATTCTAGGATGTCAATCCCACCGCCCTTCACTG TGGGTTCGCACACTATTTACACCAATGAAAAAATCAGGGAGCtccatacatccatatgcgcttCGTTATTCAGAGCCAATTGCTCACTTTGCTCTTTCGACCGGAGCATTTTCAGATCCACCT GTAAGGCTGTACACAGTCAAGAAATTATACCATCAACTGGAGCAAGCTAGAAGCGAGTTCATTCAAGCAAATGTTATGGTCCGGAAGCAGACCATCTTCCTACCCAAAGTTCTCCACTTCTATGCAAAGGATGCTTCCCTAGAGTTGTCTGACCTTGTTGACATAGTATGCGAGAGCATGCCTGAGCTACAGCGAAAAGAGATCAGACAATATCTTAGGAGGAGGATTGACAAGTGTGTTGAGTGGTTGCCCTACAAATCTTCTTTCAGATACACTGTGCACAGGAGTTTGGCTGAGTAG
- the LOC136500964 gene encoding uncharacterized protein isoform X2, which translates to MSDRRYSLNLPEQLPEHRIITTAERAERSISKSVADLAWEIAVLEEEVVRKELHLLSLYRAAFDQYLGVSPRASAQVEQESHRQHSKRTTDEGTLRLKNIKESASYNLPTLSDSKHELSRSSSGRSSLANFLSASIAEYVPKISCKLSEDILRCISAVYCKLASRPLQEANSKTASTPSFSSASSSFSLKYPVDGWSPRCYYNVDATSDIYASSDGNNGQYSGMIIFPKIHIDEDKFDYASKMLDTIRSLIKRLEKIDPTKMAHEEQLCFWINIHNALVMHAFMAYGLQEKRMKSTDLILKAAYNVGGHSVNSQIIQNSILGCQSHRPSLWVRTLFTPMKKSGSSIHPYALRYSEPIAHFALSTGAFSDPPVRLYTVKKLYHQLEQARSEFIQANVMVRKQTIFLPKVLHFYAKDASLELSDLVDIVCESMPELQRKEIRQYLRRRIDKCVEWLPYKSSFRYTVHRSLAE; encoded by the exons ATGTCCGACAGAAGATATTCACTCAACCTCCCTGAACAATTGCCCGAGCATCGCATCATCACAACTGCAGAGAGAGCTGAAAGAAGTATTTCAAAG TCAGTTGCAGATTTGGCCTGGGAGATAGCTGTCCTTGAGGAGGAAGTTGTTCGCAAGGAACTGCACCTGCTGTCCTTGTACAGAGCAGCATTCGATCAGTACCTCGGTGTCTCTCCTCGTGCGTCCGCTCAG GTGGAGCAGGAATCGCACCGTCAACACAGCAAAAGGACTACTGACGAAGGCACCCTTCGCCTGAAAAACATCAAGGAGTCTGCATCCTACAACCTGCCAACACTCTCAGATTCTAAACAT GAGCTGTCAAGATCATCTTCAGGGCGGTCTAGCCTGGCCAACTTCTTGAGCGCTTCGATCGCTGAATATGTGCCCAAGATCTCGTGCAAGCTTTCAGAGGACATACTAAGGTGCATTTCTGCTGTCTACTGCAAACTTGCAAGCAGGCCATTACAAGAGGCGAATTCTAAGACGGCATCCACACCTTCTTTCTCATCTGCATCGAGTTCTTTTTCTCTCAAGTACCCGGTCGATGGTTGGAGCCCTCGATGCTATTACAATGTCGACGCAACCTCAGATATATATGCTTCATCTGATGGGAATAATGGGCAGTACAGTGGGATGATAATTTTCCCAAAGATACATATAGATGAAGACAAATTTGATTATGCCTCTAAAATGCTCGATACTATCAG ATCGCTGATAAAACGGCTGGAGAAGATTGATCCTACAAAGATGGCACATGAAGAGCAACTCTGTTTCTGGATTAACATCCACAATGCTTTGGTTATGCAT GCTTTCATGGCCTATGGATTACAGGAAAAACGAATGAAAAGCACTGACTTGATTTTGAAG GCTGCATATAATGTGGGTGGACATTCAGTAAATTCCCAAATTATTCAGAACTCAATTCTAGGATGTCAATCCCACCGCCCTTCACTG TGGGTTCGCACACTATTTACACCAATGAAAAAATCAGGGAGCtccatacatccatatgcgcttCGTTATTCAGAGCCAATTGCTCACTTTGCTCTTTCGACCGGAGCATTTTCAGATCCACCT GTAAGGCTGTACACAGTCAAGAAATTATACCATCAACTGGAGCAAGCTAGAAGCGAGTTCATTCAAGCAAATGTTATGGTCCGGAAGCAGACCATCTTCCTACCCAAAGTTCTCCACTTCTATGCAAAGGATGCTTCCCTAGAGTTGTCTGACCTTGTTGACATAGTATGCGAGAGCATGCCTGAGCTACAGCGAAAAGAGATCAGACAATATCTTAGGAGGAGGATTGACAAGTGTGTTGAGTGGTTGCCCTACAAATCTTCTTTCAGATACACTGTGCACAGGAGTTTGGCTGAGTAG